TTATCGTTCGGAATCGCTTTTGCTTTAATCACTTTTTTACATGTGGTTGTTGGGGAGCTGGCTCCAAAAACGGTAGCGATTCAAAAAGCTGAAGCAATCACCCTTGCTTTTTCAAAACCAATAATCTGGTTCTATAAGATTATGTACCCTTTCATATGGGTGTTGAACGGTTCTGCCAGGCTTCTTGTCGGGCTGTTTGGTTTAAAGTCGGCATCGGAGCATGAAATTGCCCATTCTGAGGAAGAGCTCCGCATTCTCTTGTCGGAGAGCTATGAGAGTGGTGAAATCAATCAAAATGAACTGAACTATGTTAATAATATATTTGAGTTTGATGAGCGTATAGCCAAAGAAATCATGGTCCCGCGGACTGAGATCGTCACATTTGATATTTCAGATGATATTGATACGATTATTGATGTGATCCAAAAAGAGAAATATACACGATATCCAGTCATAGACGGCGAGAAGGACAATATAGTCGGTATGATCAATATCAAGGAGATACTCACTGCTAAATTGACACGCAAAGATCTTCAAAAAGAATCGATACTGTCATCATTTATTAAGCCTGTCATCAGAGTAATCGAAACCATTCCAATCCATGATTTGCTCGTCAAAATGCAGAAAGAGCGCATCCATATGGCCATCTTGATTGATGAATATGGTGGCACATCCGGACTGGTGACTGTCGAGGACATTCTTGAAGAGATTGTTGGAGATATCCGTGATGAATTTGATGTGGACGAAATCGCAGAAATCAGAAAAGTAAATGAAAATCATTATCTATTCAGCTCAAGAGTATTGATAGATGAAGTGAATGACCTGTTAGGTATCTTTATATCAGAAGAAGAGGTAGATACTATAGGAGGATGGTTCATGACAAAGAATATCGATGCGGAAATAGGTGATGAAATAGAAGAACAAGGCTATATTTTCAAGATTATCGAGATCGACGAATATCATATTGCCTATTTAGAGGTTATAAAAATGGACGAAGATGAAAAGCCGGACTGATGATGCCGGCTTTTTCTTTTGTTCCAAAAGAGTGTGGCTAATTTTGGCAAGTCCTATATAGTTTGAGCGTGTGTCCATGCCGGGTAAGAATACACTACCGGGGCAGCCGGAGGATCCATACAATGAATGGAGGAATTTAAAATGGCTAAAAAAGTAGTCGGAGTTTATGATAATCAAACAGAACTTATTGAAGCAATAGAAGAACATAAAAACAAGGGCTATGCTGTTCAGGATTTCTCAATCATTGGTGATACGAATGATGTTACCACTGCACTTGAAAGCAGAACAGGCGTAACAACTGAAGATATCGGAACAGATACTGACGACCATAGGGAAGGCGGTTTCTGGCAAAGCCTGATGACAGCATTTGACGCCGACAGAAATCTGGGAGGCAATGGGCCTTCAATTTCCGATCGTCTGGTTGGAGTTGGCTTAACTGATGACGCCGCAAGAGAATATGAAGAGGATGTCCGAAATGGACGCATCATCCTTTTAGCAGAAACGGCTGCGTCTGGACTTGATGTAGAAGAAACAGGCTATGTTACCGATACATCGGCAGCAGGAACTGGTGTACAAGGAAACTACGAAACAGACAACTATGATCGAAATAATCTTGACACTGATCGTTACAGAAATGATGAACAAAGGCTGGAGTTAAAGGAAGAACAATTGGATGTATCCAAGGAAAGGGTACAGGCAGGTGAAGTTGAAGTCCATAAGGAAGTAGTCGAAGACCAGCAGAAGGTTAACATACCAGTCACACGTGAGAAAGTATACGTGGAGAGACGTGATGTGAATGAGACTGCTTCTGGTACTGCTGCTGCGATGGACGATGACGAAACAATCCGTGTACCGATTATGGAAGAGAAGGTAGAGGTTACTAAGAAACCGGTTGTTTCTGAAGAGCTTGTCATAGATAAGCGAGAAGTGACAGATACTGAACAAGTCGTAGAAAGTGTAAAGCATGAAGAAGCGCATCTTGAAGCTGACGACGATCGTGTGGTCAATGAAGCAGACCTAGACCGAGATTCACTCAATTATTCATCTGACCGAGAACGAAATTCACTTAATAATTCATCTGACCTTGACCGTGACGGTTTCAACAATCCGTCAGGTACGTACCGTGATGGTTACAAGGATAGATAAACATCCCAGAAAAATAGGAAAAGACGCCCATAGGGCGTCTTTTCTGCGTATTGAGGCGACCGACTGCACGCCACATCGTACATTTCCATAAAGGAGTGTCTGTCGACTTACACAATTCAGCTCATCGCTTGATAAATATAACATGTTGATGAAGCAATAGCAACAGAAAATTTAATGGAGAATTCTTCATGTTTCGTGTTCACTATATTCCGGGTAAAAAGGGAAAATGAAATAGAGAAGGGGCACATCATGAAGAAAAATACATTCTTGATATCATCACTCATTATTATAGTCGTTTTACTAGCTGCTTTCAGTATGGTCAATCCTGAAAAAGAGGAAGGGGACAGGCTGGTAGTAGCATTCGGAGATTCTCTCACCTATGGTTATGGAGATCAGAAAGGCTCGGGTTATATTGATACTTTGCAAACCAAGTTGAACAATCAAAACAAAGAGGACTACAACTTTGATAATGAAGCTATATATGGTCTTGAATCTTCGGGAATTCTTACTCAGCTATCTAATGTCAGTATTAGAGGGAAGCTTGATGAAGCAGATTATTTTATTCTTTTCATCGGGACGAATGATTTGATTAATAGCAATGGCAGAAATTTAGCGAATCTGAAGCATAGGGAAATAGAAAAAGGGCAGGAAGCATATTTGCAAAACCTGAGAGCCATCCTCAAAATTTTAACGGATGAAAACGAGACAGCGCCGATCCTGCTGCTGGGCCTCTATAATCCCTACCCCGACAGTGCCGCAATTGAAGAGGTGATTGATGACTGGAATAAAGAAATAATAAAAGCCGCTAAAAAAGAAACACAAGTCGTATTTATTCCAACTAATGACCTGTTTAAAGGAAAAGATAAAAAACACAATTTCAGTGATTCGCTTCATTTGAATGATAAAGGATACCAGCTGATCGCTGATCGCATTTTAGAAAAATACAAGTTTGAATAGGAGCTCTGGAGTCTTTGAATAAGGCTTTGTTATAGAATGACTGCCTGGCAAAATTTACTGCCAGGTTTTTTTACTCGAAAAAATTTCCATGAAACCAAGAATGGAGGAAATTCGTTATATAATAGATTAAAAGAATAGCTGAAAGGGATTTTAACGTGAAAAAGAAATTTTTTGGGAACGCGTCCATCACTTTTTTGCTGATTTTGGCTGCGCTCCTTTTATATTATCAATTCCTCACCCAGCCTGAAATTAATGAAGATGTTCCTTTGCCGCAGGAACTGCATCCAGTTGTCCAGGAGAATAAGGATATGCTGGTCCAGAAGGCAGCAGAGAGAGGTATAAGGGTCTTGGTAACTGATGGTTTCCGGAGTTTTGAAGAACAGAATCAGTTATATGAAATGGGAAGGTCTAAAGAAGGCCAGATAGTCACACATGCTAAAGGCGGGGAGTCTTACCATAATTTTGGTCTGGCAATCGACTTCGCATTATTGAATAAACAAGGAAAAGCCCTATGGGACACAACTTATGACGGAAATGGCAATGGGAAATCGGATTGGATGGAAGTAGTAGGCATTGCCAAGGAGCTCGGATTTTCGTGGGGCGGAGACTGGAATCACTTTAAGGATTATCCTCACTTGGAAATGCGGTTCGGCCTGACAATAAATGACTTGAAACGGGGGAAGCGTCCTCCGGAAGATGCATTGACTGCTTCACAAAATTAAGCATCGGCGCCATGAGGCTCCGATGCTTTTTAAGGTTAGTATTCAAGATGAAAATATCGCTGAATAATCATTTTTGTTTGGAAATAGCCAACTCTGAGTGTGGCTTACCTACCTTAAAGAATTGCTTTATGACCAGTCCTGGTCCACCGAGTACTAAAAGGTAACGAGCTTCGATTACCTGCTTCATTAAGGCAGCGAATAAACCGGTGATCTTCAAACCGAAGACTTTCCCAACAGCTGCTTTGTTACCGATGGAAGCGACTGTACCTTTGTGGTGGTATTCGAATGCTTTGAGTTGTTCACCTCTCAAGCTGGCAATTATATTTGGTCCACAAAGCTCTGCCTGTTGAATGGCCACCTGGGCAGTCGGAGGGAGTGGGGTTCCATCCTCCTTCAGGAATAACGCAGCGTCACCGATACAAAAAACATTTTCCATTCCTTGTACCCGCAAAAATTTATCAATCATGATGCGGCCCTTCGAAATAGGTAAATCCAGTTTTTCGAGGAGGGTATTGCCCCGCACACCTCCCGACCAGATTAATGTCCTTGAAGGAAGTTCTTCGCCGTTGTCCAATGTTATGGAAGTCGGAGAACATTCAAGTATCTTCGTAGAGGTCATCAGCTCTACACCATTCTTTTTAAAATAGCTTTCTGTAAAATCTATAGCCTCTTTATCAAATCCTGGCAGAACAGAAGGAGACGCTTCTATATTGATAATTCTTGTCGCGGACACAGGTATATCATATTTGAGACATAGCTTTGGCATTGCTTCTATAAGTTCGCCAATCATTTCTATTCCGGTAAAGCCGGCACCGGCAACAGCAAAAGTCAGTCTTGAAGGGTCAAGGTCCTCTTTATACGCTGCGAACTGTCTCAGCATATGATTGTATATGGCCTTCGTACTCCTGAAACTTTTGATTTTAAAAGCATTTTCTTCAACTCCAGGAATACCGAACGTACTCACATCGAAACCAAGGCCAATCATCAGGTAATCATAATCGATAAATTCACCAGACTCGAGCTGGATTTTCTTTGAAGTAAAGTCTACAGCTTGTACTGTTCCTTTTTTGAATTTGATTTTATCTGTCTTAAGAAGGTCAGGAATATGTAAGGTGATTTTTTCGTCAGAGGCAGTGCCCGCACCTGTTTTATGAAGTTGAGTAGAAATATAGTGATAATCATGTTTATTGATCAAAGTAACTTGGGCTTCGCCGTTACGTAAAGTTTTTTCAAGCTGGCGGCTAGTTATGAGACCGCCATATCCCGCACCTAAAATGACTACTTTTGGAGTTTGCATCATTATTCCTTCTTTCTGGTTGTTTATTGTGAAGTGGTTCACATGTATTAGTAAAAAAAATTCTCTTGTACCACATATATCAAATGATTTGTGAAGTTTTTCACAAATATTA
This window of the Mesobacillus jeotgali genome carries:
- a CDS encoding YsnF/AvaK domain-containing protein, whose protein sequence is MAKKVVGVYDNQTELIEAIEEHKNKGYAVQDFSIIGDTNDVTTALESRTGVTTEDIGTDTDDHREGGFWQSLMTAFDADRNLGGNGPSISDRLVGVGLTDDAAREYEEDVRNGRIILLAETAASGLDVEETGYVTDTSAAGTGVQGNYETDNYDRNNLDTDRYRNDEQRLELKEEQLDVSKERVQAGEVEVHKEVVEDQQKVNIPVTREKVYVERRDVNETASGTAAAMDDDETIRVPIMEEKVEVTKKPVVSEELVIDKREVTDTEQVVESVKHEEAHLEADDDRVVNEADLDRDSLNYSSDRERNSLNNSSDLDRDGFNNPSGTYRDGYKDR
- a CDS encoding M15 family metallopeptidase — its product is MKKKFFGNASITFLLILAALLLYYQFLTQPEINEDVPLPQELHPVVQENKDMLVQKAAERGIRVLVTDGFRSFEEQNQLYEMGRSKEGQIVTHAKGGESYHNFGLAIDFALLNKQGKALWDTTYDGNGNGKSDWMEVVGIAKELGFSWGGDWNHFKDYPHLEMRFGLTINDLKRGKRPPEDALTASQN
- a CDS encoding hemolysin family protein, producing MIITNLFLVVLLISLTGFFVATEFAIVKVRSSRIDQLITEGRKGAQSAKHVVTHLDEYLSACQLGITITALGLGWLGEPTIEEMLHPVFENFQLNTSLASILSFGIAFALITFLHVVVGELAPKTVAIQKAEAITLAFSKPIIWFYKIMYPFIWVLNGSARLLVGLFGLKSASEHEIAHSEEELRILLSESYESGEINQNELNYVNNIFEFDERIAKEIMVPRTEIVTFDISDDIDTIIDVIQKEKYTRYPVIDGEKDNIVGMINIKEILTAKLTRKDLQKESILSSFIKPVIRVIETIPIHDLLVKMQKERIHMAILIDEYGGTSGLVTVEDILEEIVGDIRDEFDVDEIAEIRKVNENHYLFSSRVLIDEVNDLLGIFISEEEVDTIGGWFMTKNIDAEIGDEIEEQGYIFKIIEIDEYHIAYLEVIKMDEDEKPD
- a CDS encoding NAD(P)/FAD-dependent oxidoreductase; translation: MMQTPKVVILGAGYGGLITSRQLEKTLRNGEAQVTLINKHDYHYISTQLHKTGAGTASDEKITLHIPDLLKTDKIKFKKGTVQAVDFTSKKIQLESGEFIDYDYLMIGLGFDVSTFGIPGVEENAFKIKSFRSTKAIYNHMLRQFAAYKEDLDPSRLTFAVAGAGFTGIEMIGELIEAMPKLCLKYDIPVSATRIINIEASPSVLPGFDKEAIDFTESYFKKNGVELMTSTKILECSPTSITLDNGEELPSRTLIWSGGVRGNTLLEKLDLPISKGRIMIDKFLRVQGMENVFCIGDAALFLKEDGTPLPPTAQVAIQQAELCGPNIIASLRGEQLKAFEYHHKGTVASIGNKAAVGKVFGLKITGLFAALMKQVIEARYLLVLGGPGLVIKQFFKVGKPHSELAISKQK
- a CDS encoding DUF459 domain-containing protein, yielding MKKNTFLISSLIIIVVLLAAFSMVNPEKEEGDRLVVAFGDSLTYGYGDQKGSGYIDTLQTKLNNQNKEDYNFDNEAIYGLESSGILTQLSNVSIRGKLDEADYFILFIGTNDLINSNGRNLANLKHREIEKGQEAYLQNLRAILKILTDENETAPILLLGLYNPYPDSAAIEEVIDDWNKEIIKAAKKETQVVFIPTNDLFKGKDKKHNFSDSLHLNDKGYQLIADRILEKYKFE